TGTGGGTACAGATTCACGACATGAGGCCGGGTTTTATGTCAGAAAAAGTGTTGAAGAACATTGGAAACTTTGTTGGTCATTTCGTTCGTTGTTGTCCAAATAATTTCAGGGGGGTGTGGAGGGAGTATATGAGAATAAGAGTCACCATCAACTTGAAAAACCCAATAAAAAGACGAATGAAAATCAAAATGGCTGGAGATGAATGGTATTGGATAAACTTCAAATATGAAAACATTCTTCAGTTCTGTTTCATTTGTGGAGTTATTGGTCATTCGGAGAAATTCTGCAGTAGATTATTTGAAACCCCGGAGGAAGAAATTATTAAGCCACACGGACCAGGGATGAGAGCACCCCTCAGAGGCCAAGTTAAGCCGATAGGTGCAAAATGGCTAAGAACAGAGATGCACGGCGGAGCTGGCAGCTCGGAAACGGTGAAAAAGGGTGATGGAGTGAGCAAGGAAACCACGACTTTCGATCCACAATTTACTCCAACAATTCAGGAAATTAGTTTGGAAAGAGAAAATCAAGGGATTTCGGAAATTCAAAGTGGAAAAACAAGAGCGGGAAATGAGTTAGTTACTGCACCTATGTCTATCACTAAAATTACGGGAGTCGATAACAATAAAAAGGATTTTACGGTTATAGAGTCCAAGAAGCGTCGTACTGGAGATGGGATGGATCCTCTCAATAATATGGGTTGTAATAAAGATGTGATCATGGAAATAAGTCCTGAAACTGAGGAAGAACAAGATACAGATAGAATGAAGGAAGGCGTGTCAAAAAACGGGTTAAGGGCGAGTGTCCAGGAGGATGCTCGCCTATCATTATGACGACCTTAAGCTGGAATTGCCACGGGCTTGGGACCTAGTGGGCTTTTCAATTCCTACAGGAAATTATTTTCCAAAAGAAACCCGATTTTGTGTTTTTAAGTGAGATTATTTGTAAAAAGAAGACAGTAGAAAGACTGCAGAACTCAACAAACTTTGAGGGAATGGTAACGGTGGAAACACAAGGGCTTAGTGGAGGCATTGCTATGTTATGGATGTATAAAGAAGAAGCAATTTTAAACTCTTTTAGCAAGAATCATATCGATATGAGGATAAAGAATAAAAGTGGGAATGAGTACAGATTGACGGGAGTGTTTGGCGAACCTGACAGGAGCAAAAGACAAGAAACTTGGAGTATGCTGCGTACCCTAGCAATGAACAATTCCCTTCCTTGGTGTCTCATTGGGGACTTTAATAATATGACGTCACAAAATGATAAGGCAGGAGGCAGACCTTATCCACAAAGATTGATTCAAGGGTTCAGAGAGGTGTTGAATGATTGCAATTTGGTTGATATGGAGTTGAGAGGTTACCCTTATACTTGGGAAAGAGGGGCTGGGACTTCAGAATGGATAGAAGTTCGTCTTGATCGAGCCATAGTTAATATTCCTTTTCTTGATGTGTTTGCGGATGCTACGCTCACTAATCTTGAGATCTCAACTTCAGATCACTGCCCCATATTGCTGGAGCTTCAGAAAATCATAAAAGATGTTCATATAAAGAATTTCAGGTTCGAGAACGCTTGGCTTCGCGAACCAATGTGTCATCAAATTGTCGAAGAAGTGTGGGCAGGAAATACAAATAAGACATTATTTGAGAAGCTAGAGAAGTGTTCAAGTATTTTATCAACCTGGGGCCAGGAAATTACCGGAAGCTTTAAGAAGAGAATTCATAATTGCAAGAGAATTTTGAAGGCTATGAAAGGAAGGAGAGATAGTAACTCAATCTCAGTGAGCAGAGAAGCACAGAAGAAGTTGTCTGAGGTATATGTGCAACAGGAAGTGTTTTGGAGGCAACGGTCTAAACAGCTGTGGTTAAGAGAAGGTGATAATAATAGTAAGTTCTTCCATTCCTCGGTAAAAAAGAGACGAGCAATTAATAAAATTTGTAGTCTAAAAAACAGTCAGGACCAGCTCGTGGATTGGAATACAGGGTTGGAAAATGTGGTGACGGATTATTTCTCGGAGTTATTTACCCGGTCTCATACAGAATGGCAATAAGTGATTGATTGCATTGAGCCTAAAGTGTGCAGGGATCAAAACGACATGCTGCACAAACCTGTGAAAGAAGCAGAAGTCAAGGCTGCATTATTCCATATGCACCCGGATAAAAGCCCAGGGCCAGATGGAATAACGCCGGGGTTTTATCAAAAGTTTTGGAAAATCGTTCACACTGATGTGGTGCAAACTGTTAGACAGTTCTTCGAAACTGGTCGAATTGATAACCACCTGGTGGATACCAATTTAGCCTTGATTCCAAAAAAGAGATACCCTCAATCTATGAAGGATATAA
This sequence is a window from Apium graveolens cultivar Ventura chromosome 9, ASM990537v1, whole genome shotgun sequence. Protein-coding genes within it:
- the LOC141685730 gene encoding uncharacterized protein LOC141685730, with protein sequence MVTVETQGLSGGIAMLWMYKEEAILNSFSKNHIDMRIKNKSGNEYRLTGVFGEPDRSKRQETWSMLRTLAMNNSLPWCLIGDFNNMTSQNDKAGGRPYPQRLIQGFREVLNDCNLVDMELRGYPYTWERGAGTSEWIEVRLDRAIVNIPFLDVFADATLTNLEISTSDHCPILLELQKIIKDVHIKNFRFENAWLREPMCHQIVEEVWAGNTNKTLFEKLEKCSSILSTWGQEITGSFKKRIHNCKRILKAMKGRRDSNSISVSREAQKKLSEVYVQQEVFWRQRSKQLWLREGDNNSKFFHSSVKKRRAINKICSLKNSQDQLVDWNTGLENVVTDYFSELFTRSHTEWQ